The following are encoded together in the Candidatus Kryptoniota bacterium genome:
- the metK gene encoding methionine adenosyltransferase, with product MYKLFTSESVTEGHPDKICDQISDAVLDKHLAIEPESRVACETYVTTGLVVIGGEVTTTEEAKAKIDVADIARGVIERIGYIHSSYKFDAYSCGIINVMHSQSVDISRGVDRGGAGDQGMMFGYACSQTDEFMPLPIALAHRLTRRLAEVRKKGDSSPMKYLRPDGKSQVTVAYHEGGIITAETIVVSTQHDPEPKGVNEKKWQEKIADDVKKYIIREAIPEKWLTKDTKYYINPTGRFEIGGPHGDTGLTGRKIIVDTYGGYAPHGGGAFSGKDPSKVDRSGAYAARYLAKNIVAAGLAKECMIQLAYAIGVAEPVSVLVDTRGTSAGVSDDELGRVLRRVMDLTPSGITKHLNLRRPIFEKTAAYGHFGRNEKDFTWEKTDLVKALQKEVK from the coding sequence ATGTACAAATTGTTCACATCGGAATCTGTCACTGAAGGTCACCCGGACAAAATATGCGACCAGATTTCCGATGCCGTATTAGACAAACACCTTGCCATCGAACCCGAATCGCGGGTTGCATGCGAAACTTATGTAACCACCGGTCTTGTCGTCATCGGCGGTGAAGTGACAACGACTGAAGAAGCCAAAGCGAAAATCGACGTCGCCGACATCGCGCGAGGCGTGATAGAACGGATCGGGTACATTCACAGCAGCTATAAATTTGATGCTTACTCGTGCGGCATAATAAATGTCATGCATTCTCAATCGGTCGACATCAGCCGTGGAGTCGATCGTGGAGGAGCCGGTGACCAGGGGATGATGTTCGGTTACGCTTGCTCGCAGACGGATGAGTTCATGCCTCTTCCAATCGCGCTTGCGCACAGGCTGACCCGTCGGCTGGCAGAGGTGAGAAAGAAGGGAGACAGCTCCCCGATGAAGTACCTCCGGCCCGATGGAAAGAGCCAGGTCACCGTCGCGTACCATGAAGGTGGTATAATAACTGCCGAAACGATCGTGGTTTCAACTCAGCACGATCCGGAGCCGAAGGGAGTTAACGAGAAGAAATGGCAAGAGAAGATAGCTGACGACGTGAAGAAATATATCATCAGAGAAGCAATTCCCGAGAAATGGCTGACAAAGGATACTAAGTATTACATCAACCCGACCGGTCGTTTCGAAATCGGCGGGCCTCACGGCGACACCGGACTAACCGGAAGAAAGATCATTGTCGACACTTACGGCGGATATGCGCCGCATGGAGGCGGAGCATTTTCCGGCAAAGATCCGTCGAAGGTTGACAGGAGCGGGGCATACGCCGCGCGCTATCTCGCGAAGAACATCGTTGCCGCCGGACTCGCCAAAGAATGTATGATCCAGCTTGCGTATGCCATCGGCGTTGCGGAACCCGTCTCGGTCCTCGTCGACACACGGGGAACGTCTGCCGGAGTCTCGGATGATGAGCTCGGTCGAGTTTTAAGACGGGTCATGGATCTTACTCCCAGCGGAATCACGAAACATCTTAATTTGCGAAGGCCCATTTTCGAAAAGACTGCCGCATACGGACACTTCGGAAGGAACGAAAAAGATTTCACCTGGGAGAAAACCGATCTGGTCAAGGCGCTCCAAAAAGAAGTGAAGTAA
- a CDS encoding sugar phosphate nucleotidyltransferase: protein MRALIPVAGVGTRLRPHTFTLPKVLLNVGGKPIVGHIVDKLVKIGVKDISVVVGYMGDMVEDYLRGKYKANFKFIYQEERLGLGHAAYVALSKEQSNEPLLIILGDTVFDVDLDQITKSEYSCIGVKRVNDPRRFGVAETVDGRVTKLVEKPDQPTSNLAMVGLYYIKDPGTLYSALKEIVEKDIRTKGEYQLTDALQLMLNRGERINYFEVEGWYDCGKPETLLETNRHLLKKTNHFKSRKDVVIIPPVYIADSAKIVHSVIGPDATIDSDVSIEDSLIRDSIIGSGASIQKSLLEGSIVGQNAQLKGSFKRVNAGDSTEIDLF from the coding sequence ATGAGAGCATTGATCCCCGTTGCAGGGGTGGGAACACGTCTGCGTCCACACACTTTCACTCTGCCCAAAGTCCTGCTTAATGTCGGAGGCAAACCAATCGTTGGTCATATCGTCGACAAACTGGTGAAGATTGGCGTCAAGGACATCTCGGTTGTCGTCGGATACATGGGTGACATGGTAGAAGATTACCTTCGCGGGAAGTACAAAGCGAATTTCAAGTTTATTTATCAGGAGGAACGACTCGGACTTGGGCATGCGGCCTATGTTGCCCTCTCCAAAGAACAATCGAATGAACCACTTCTGATCATTCTTGGTGACACAGTCTTTGATGTAGATCTTGACCAGATAACGAAAAGCGAATACTCGTGTATCGGTGTTAAGAGAGTCAACGATCCAAGAAGATTCGGTGTCGCGGAGACCGTAGACGGAAGAGTCACAAAGCTGGTCGAAAAGCCGGATCAGCCCACTTCAAATCTCGCTATGGTCGGCTTGTATTATATAAAAGATCCCGGGACGCTGTACAGTGCGCTTAAGGAAATTGTGGAGAAAGACATAAGGACCAAAGGGGAGTACCAGCTCACAGATGCACTTCAGTTAATGTTGAATCGCGGAGAGAGGATCAATTATTTCGAAGTAGAGGGTTGGTACGATTGCGGGAAACCCGAAACTCTGCTCGAGACGAACCGACATTTGCTGAAGAAGACTAACCATTTCAAGAGCCGTAAGGACGTGGTGATAATCCCGCCGGTTTATATCGCAGATTCCGCAAAGATAGTACATTCGGTTATTGGTCCCGACGCGACAATAGATTCCGACGTAAGCATAGAAGATTCTCTAATCCGCGACTCCATCATTGGTTCAGGGGCTTCGATTCAGAAATCTCTGTTGGAAGGATCGATAGTCGGACAAAACGCGCAGCTCAAGGGAAGTTTCAAGCGGGTGAATGCCGGCGATTCTACCGAAATAGATTTGTTTTAG
- the mqnC gene encoding cyclic dehypoxanthinyl futalosine synthase, producing the protein MLKHIFEKVRDGERLSLQDGLELFDSNDLLVIGMMADSVRRKKHPKPVVTYIIDRNINYTNVCVTECTFCAFYAKVGDEKKSYTLSNEALGNKIQETIDLGGTRILLQGGLNPELRMDYYEDLFRFIKSNYRIWLHALSPEEIVFIARENGLKTREVIKRLIDAGLDSIPGGGAEILVDDVRDKIAPKKCTSDEWLGVMNEAHRLGLKTTATMMFGHVESYEDRLQHMIVVRELQDKTGGFTAFIPWTFQPRNTELAENHDNLREKSSAFDYLKTLAISRLMVDNVDSIQVSWVTQGLKVAQIGLQFGADDFGSLMIEENVVSAAGTKHFSGFNLNQIKRSIKAAGFEPEQRFI; encoded by the coding sequence ATGCTGAAACACATTTTTGAAAAAGTGCGCGACGGAGAAAGGCTCAGTCTGCAGGACGGATTGGAGCTGTTTGATTCCAACGATCTGTTGGTGATCGGCATGATGGCGGATAGTGTCCGCAGGAAGAAACACCCGAAGCCTGTGGTGACTTATATAATAGATCGAAACATCAACTACACGAACGTATGCGTTACCGAGTGCACGTTCTGCGCATTTTACGCCAAGGTGGGAGACGAGAAGAAAAGTTACACACTTTCGAATGAAGCGCTCGGAAATAAAATCCAGGAGACTATCGATCTTGGTGGGACCAGGATCCTGCTCCAGGGAGGGTTGAACCCGGAACTCAGGATGGATTATTACGAGGACCTTTTCAGATTTATAAAATCAAATTATAGAATCTGGCTGCATGCCCTGTCGCCGGAGGAAATCGTTTTCATCGCACGCGAGAACGGACTCAAGACCAGAGAAGTGATAAAGAGACTGATAGACGCGGGTCTCGATTCCATCCCAGGTGGCGGCGCTGAAATACTGGTCGACGATGTCCGCGATAAAATCGCTCCGAAAAAATGCACGTCTGACGAGTGGCTCGGAGTGATGAACGAAGCGCACCGGCTCGGGCTGAAGACTACAGCGACCATGATGTTCGGCCATGTAGAGAGTTATGAAGACCGGCTCCAGCATATGATCGTCGTGCGGGAGCTCCAGGACAAGACCGGTGGGTTCACTGCCTTCATACCCTGGACCTTCCAACCGAGAAATACCGAGCTGGCAGAGAACCACGATAACCTGAGAGAGAAATCTTCTGCTTTCGACTATCTCAAGACTCTAGCAATCTCCAGACTCATGGTCGACAATGTCGATTCGATCCAGGTAAGCTGGGTAACCCAGGGGCTGAAGGTTGCTCAGATCGGTCTACAATTCGGTGCAGACGACTTCGGAAGTCTCATGATAGAAGAGAACGTAGTGAGCGCTGCCGGAACCAAACATTTTTCCGGCTTCAACCTAAATCAGATCAAGAGGTCAATCAAAGCCGCAGGCTTCGAACCTGAACAACGGTTCATCTGA
- a CDS encoding cystathionine beta-synthase: MWYNSILEVVGNTPMLRLSRLAPGIKPILLAKLEYLNPGGSVKDRIGLTMIEEAERNGILKPGGTIIEGTSGNTGMGLALVAAMKGYKCIFTMPDKMSQEKIDLLRAFGAEVIVTPTAVEPDDPRSYHSVAHRLNHEIPNSYFPNQYDNPGNPQAHYETTGPEIWEQTEGKITHFVCGVGTGGTIVGVAKYLKEKNKRVNVIGVDPEGSIYADYFRTGELPTSHPYKVEGIGQDSMPKIMDFTNIDDVITVSDKESFLATRLLARKEGVFAGGSAGSVIHVALKIAQGLSEEDIIVTIIPDHGSRYLSKLYNDNWMKENQYLEPKLKLSAGDITARRKAKRGLITVGTEATLVEAISLMQENAVSQLPVIENGSLVGSLTENKVLSTLVSNPGLRGHKVREFLDKPFPIVKDKISIESLYKTLDKEAAAVIVEHDDKTLDILTKSDLMYALTQNSAE; encoded by the coding sequence ATGTGGTACAATTCAATTCTTGAAGTAGTCGGCAACACTCCGATGTTGAGACTATCCCGACTCGCGCCCGGGATCAAACCGATCCTTCTCGCAAAGTTGGAGTATCTGAATCCTGGCGGCTCCGTGAAAGACAGGATCGGGCTGACAATGATCGAGGAAGCTGAGCGGAACGGCATTTTGAAACCGGGCGGCACGATCATCGAAGGCACGTCCGGGAACACGGGAATGGGACTTGCACTGGTCGCGGCGATGAAGGGGTACAAATGCATCTTCACGATGCCCGACAAGATGAGCCAGGAGAAGATCGACCTGCTCCGCGCATTCGGCGCCGAAGTAATCGTAACGCCTACGGCCGTCGAGCCGGACGACCCGAGAAGTTATCATTCCGTCGCACATCGCCTGAACCACGAAATACCCAACTCATATTTCCCGAACCAGTATGACAATCCGGGTAATCCTCAGGCGCACTATGAAACGACAGGTCCAGAGATATGGGAGCAGACAGAAGGCAAGATCACTCATTTCGTGTGCGGCGTTGGCACCGGCGGTACGATAGTAGGAGTGGCGAAATATCTCAAGGAGAAGAACAAGAGGGTCAATGTGATTGGTGTGGATCCGGAGGGAAGTATATACGCGGATTACTTCCGCACGGGAGAACTTCCTACAAGCCATCCATATAAGGTTGAGGGAATCGGGCAGGACTCCATGCCGAAGATAATGGATTTCACAAATATCGACGACGTAATTACAGTATCAGACAAGGAATCATTTCTCGCTACTCGGCTCCTCGCTCGCAAGGAAGGAGTATTCGCCGGTGGATCGGCTGGCTCAGTCATTCACGTTGCGCTAAAGATCGCGCAGGGGCTTTCAGAAGAGGATATTATCGTGACGATAATTCCGGATCACGGTTCGAGATATCTGTCGAAACTTTACAACGATAACTGGATGAAAGAGAACCAGTATCTCGAGCCAAAATTAAAACTATCGGCAGGTGACATAACGGCCCGCAGGAAAGCAAAGCGAGGATTAATCACTGTCGGAACTGAGGCAACACTTGTGGAGGCTATTTCGCTCATGCAGGAGAATGCGGTCTCGCAGCTTCCGGTAATCGAGAACGGTTCTCTCGTCGGGAGCCTTACGGAGAACAAAGTTCTATCGACACTTGTTTCAAATCCGGGTTTGCGCGGGCACAAAGTCAGAGAGTTCCTGGACAAGCCATTCCCTATTGTGAAGGACAAGATTTCGATCGAAAGCTTGTACAAGACTCTCGACAAGGAAGCGGCCGCTGTCATCGTGGAGCACGACGACAAAACGCTCGATATATTGACAAAATCAGATTTGATGTACGCGCTGACTCAGAATTCAGCCGAATAA
- a CDS encoding cystathionine gamma-synthase, protein MKFATIAIHAGQEPDSATGAVMTPIYQTSTYVQSEPTVHKGYDYSRAGNPTRTALEANLAALEGGSFCAAFASGMAAIDAVTKLLSSGDHVIAGNDLYGGTYRLFTKVFEQFGLKFDFIDMGRPDNVTQALKPNTKMIWIETPTNPLLRIVDIEGITKIARSKKIMTAVDNTFATPYLQKPLTLGADIVVHSATKYLGGHSDVILGAAVTNDAGLAEKLLFIQKSSGAVPGPFDCFLALRGTKTLHLRMQRHCENAAKVAEFLASHPKVKHVNFPGFRTHPNHDVAERQMSGYGGMVSFTLKNDKMAIAKKLTTHTRLFALAESLGGVESLIEHPASMTHSSLPRKVRLQSGLDDTLIRLSVGVEDADDLINDLKQALSRI, encoded by the coding sequence ATGAAGTTCGCTACCATCGCGATTCACGCCGGACAAGAACCTGACAGCGCCACGGGAGCTGTGATGACGCCGATCTACCAGACCTCGACATATGTTCAGTCCGAACCCACAGTTCACAAAGGGTACGATTACTCCCGGGCGGGCAACCCGACGAGGACCGCGCTCGAAGCCAATCTCGCGGCACTCGAAGGCGGAAGTTTTTGCGCCGCGTTTGCTTCCGGAATGGCGGCAATTGACGCAGTCACCAAGCTTCTTAGTTCCGGCGACCACGTAATCGCGGGCAATGATTTGTACGGCGGGACGTACAGGCTCTTCACTAAAGTTTTTGAACAATTCGGTTTGAAATTCGATTTCATCGACATGGGCCGTCCCGACAATGTCACTCAAGCGCTGAAGCCGAATACAAAGATGATCTGGATCGAGACGCCTACGAATCCTCTGCTGAGGATCGTCGATATAGAGGGAATAACAAAGATTGCGCGAAGCAAGAAGATCATGACTGCCGTGGATAATACGTTCGCGACTCCTTATCTGCAGAAACCGCTCACGCTTGGCGCCGACATCGTGGTACACAGTGCTACTAAATATCTTGGCGGTCACTCGGATGTCATCCTTGGCGCAGCAGTAACAAACGATGCGGGACTCGCGGAAAAGCTCCTATTCATACAGAAGTCAAGCGGCGCCGTGCCGGGTCCGTTCGACTGTTTTCTCGCGCTCCGAGGTACAAAGACCCTTCACCTCCGAATGCAGCGACACTGCGAAAATGCGGCGAAGGTCGCAGAGTTTCTTGCCAGCCATCCGAAAGTCAAACACGTGAACTTCCCCGGCTTCAGGACCCACCCGAACCACGACGTGGCGGAGAGACAAATGAGCGGCTATGGCGGGATGGTTTCGTTCACTCTCAAGAACGACAAGATGGCCATCGCGAAGAAGCTTACAACTCATACCAGGCTCTTTGCACTCGCGGAAAGTCTAGGCGGAGTGGAATCGCTCATTGAGCATCCCGCCTCCATGACTCACTCCTCGCTGCCCAGAAAAGTCCGACTTCAATCGGGACTAGATGATACATTGATTAGGCTTTCGGTAGGAGTCGAGGACGCGGACGATCTCATAAACGACTTGAAACAGGCTCTCTCGAGAATCTGA
- a CDS encoding TonB-dependent receptor, which yields MFSTLIRIAGLFSLAPFVLLAAPTDLPNRASISGKVTEKTDGHPIAYAEVVVLKGMSVVTGTTTDELGNFQIKNLPPDHYTIQASTLGFKRALLDTTLTARHYQFDFPLESSDITLQEVTVTAAANEKPRQQRLDIATSAPVFQEATYHTTPTSLPSTIIQQNLPGAVQAPSGEVHIRGQHAEYSYNVDGLPVPETQSEGMTELFDPRVIDRISFLVGDLPAEYSDALAIIDVRTKIPATSFNAGASGYVGSFNSSGQSLSFTGHTGNFAYFLAGSRKITDRRIDTPLPDIFHDHGEDLFGLGKIQYILSPDDIIALDIDQSKSTFQVPYDSTGGINANDNQQESDGFQDLIFRHGFGSSGNEGDFFLGLTHRRGSLSYSPGENDVPSFYFAGDSTAFNISETRKFDVYGAKTDVTIRPEDELSIKGGSALYYTTGNEDFSAFNGNSSGPQSSENLRGYDFGIYAQSQFQPLPVLQLSAGIRYDQHYAKGIGQESQVSPKIKLTYLPDFSTTTYVYYGRIFVPVLAEQLREITGSSGTISAPTKAVRGNYVEAGITQALTNSLSSKLVGYYTSENPGMDDNTIPGTNLETAVNIQNIFVRGVELGLDYHPAGPFSGFFNIALSHAEGDGKTSGGFLPALPPTTAFDLDHDQRITYTVGLNLTNDNSFAGLIGSYGSGLTNGLNNGHVSPHFILNGSLGKTFFIGSYSIKPEFFVNNILNHEYLLKGSFFSGEAWGEPRNILLKISLSAG from the coding sequence ATGTTCAGCACATTAATTCGAATTGCAGGCTTATTTTCGCTCGCTCCCTTTGTCTTGCTTGCCGCCCCTACTGATCTGCCAAACCGGGCGTCGATAAGCGGAAAGGTCACGGAGAAAACGGACGGGCACCCGATAGCGTACGCGGAAGTCGTAGTGTTGAAGGGAATGTCGGTAGTCACGGGAACGACGACCGATGAACTTGGAAATTTCCAGATCAAAAACCTTCCCCCCGACCATTATACGATTCAGGCAAGCACGCTCGGTTTCAAGAGAGCGCTATTAGATACAACTCTGACTGCCAGGCATTATCAATTCGATTTTCCGCTGGAGTCATCGGACATTACTCTTCAGGAGGTGACCGTGACAGCGGCGGCGAATGAAAAACCCCGGCAACAGAGACTTGACATCGCGACGAGCGCGCCAGTCTTTCAGGAAGCCACGTATCACACCACACCGACAAGTCTACCGTCGACGATCATCCAGCAGAACCTCCCCGGCGCAGTCCAGGCCCCATCAGGCGAGGTGCACATCAGAGGCCAACATGCAGAGTATTCATACAATGTTGACGGGCTGCCCGTTCCCGAAACTCAAAGCGAAGGTATGACCGAATTGTTCGACCCGAGAGTGATCGACAGGATATCATTTCTCGTAGGTGATCTACCGGCGGAATATTCCGACGCGCTGGCAATAATAGATGTCAGGACAAAAATACCGGCGACCTCCTTCAACGCTGGAGCCTCCGGATATGTAGGAAGCTTCAATTCATCCGGGCAGTCGCTGTCGTTCACAGGACACACGGGCAATTTCGCTTACTTCCTGGCCGGCTCCAGGAAAATCACAGACAGGAGAATAGACACACCGCTTCCCGACATTTTCCACGATCACGGCGAAGACCTTTTCGGACTTGGAAAGATACAATACATTCTTTCACCCGACGACATAATCGCTCTGGACATTGATCAGAGCAAGTCTACCTTCCAGGTCCCGTATGATTCGACTGGCGGGATCAACGCGAATGACAATCAACAGGAATCGGACGGGTTCCAGGATCTGATCTTCCGTCATGGATTCGGGTCCAGCGGAAACGAGGGCGACTTCTTCCTTGGACTTACACACAGGCGGGGATCGTTATCATACTCTCCGGGAGAAAATGATGTGCCGTCATTTTATTTCGCCGGAGATAGTACAGCCTTTAACATTTCAGAGACCAGGAAATTTGATGTGTATGGAGCCAAGACCGACGTCACAATCCGTCCGGAAGACGAGTTGAGCATCAAAGGTGGATCGGCGCTTTATTACACAACCGGCAACGAGGACTTCAGTGCTTTCAACGGAAACAGTTCAGGTCCGCAATCTTCTGAGAATCTCCGCGGTTACGATTTTGGAATTTATGCACAGTCTCAATTTCAGCCGCTGCCGGTTTTACAACTCAGCGCCGGGATAAGGTACGATCAACATTATGCAAAGGGCATCGGTCAGGAATCACAAGTCTCGCCAAAAATAAAACTGACTTACCTCCCGGATTTTTCAACTACAACGTACGTTTACTATGGAAGAATCTTTGTGCCGGTCCTCGCGGAACAATTGAGGGAGATCACCGGCTCATCGGGAACCATCTCTGCCCCGACGAAAGCCGTGAGAGGTAATTATGTCGAGGCGGGAATCACACAGGCATTAACTAATTCGCTGTCCTCCAAGCTGGTCGGATACTACACTTCTGAAAATCCAGGTATGGACGACAACACGATTCCCGGGACAAACTTAGAGACGGCTGTCAATATCCAGAATATCTTTGTGCGGGGTGTCGAGTTAGGCCTCGATTACCATCCTGCTGGACCATTTTCCGGATTCTTTAACATTGCTTTGAGCCATGCAGAGGGTGACGGCAAAACAAGCGGAGGATTCCTGCCGGCTTTGCCGCCGACCACCGCGTTCGATCTCGACCACGATCAGAGAATCACCTATACTGTCGGATTGAATCTTACGAACGACAATTCCTTTGCCGGACTCATCGGCTCATACGGAAGCGGACTCACGAACGGACTTAACAACGGACATGTCTCTCCGCATTTTATCTTGAACGGCTCTTTGGGAAAAACCTTTTTCATCGGAAGCTACAGCATAAAACCGGAGTTCTTCGTAAATAACATCTTGAATCATGAGTATCTGTTGAAGGGATCGTTCTTCAGCGGAGAAGCATGGGGAGAGCCGAGGAATATTCTTCTGAAAATATCGCTGAGCGCAGGTTGA
- a CDS encoding acetyl-CoA hydrolase/transferase C-terminal domain-containing protein — protein MGWIETYNSKVATAAEALSLVKSGDKIYVHPGCAAPEVLIDAMVTRANELENCEVLHILSLGRAMYARPEMVAHFRHTALFIGKNTRDAVNSGRADFVPVFLSEIPRLFYSGQIKIDVALIHVSPPDEHGFCSFGVGVDTTKAATEVARTVIAQVNRNMPRTLGDSFIHVSKLHKIVEADAQIMELPQVEPDASVEEGKVFEKIGANIAELIEDESTLQLGIGKIPDAVLMSLGGKKDLGVHSEMFSDGVIKLVESGVITNEKKTLHPGKMVASFVLGCRKLFDFIDNNPIIEFHPSNYVNDPFVISQNRKMVAINSAIQIDLTGQVCADSIGYNFYSGFGGQVDFLRGAARSEGGKPIVALPSTAKGGTVSRIAVHLAEGAGVTTSRGDVHLVATEFGVADLHGKKISERVKSLIGIAHPKFRDELTCFAKQRSWI, from the coding sequence ATGGGCTGGATAGAGACATACAATAGCAAAGTCGCCACAGCCGCAGAAGCTCTGTCACTCGTAAAGTCGGGTGACAAGATCTACGTGCATCCCGGCTGCGCCGCACCGGAGGTTCTTATCGACGCGATGGTCACGAGAGCGAATGAACTCGAAAATTGTGAAGTGCTCCATATCCTGAGCCTCGGCAGAGCGATGTACGCGCGGCCGGAGATGGTCGCCCACTTCAGGCATACCGCCCTCTTTATCGGCAAGAACACGCGCGATGCCGTCAATTCCGGTCGTGCCGATTTCGTCCCCGTATTCTTATCTGAAATCCCCAGACTTTTTTATTCGGGCCAAATAAAGATCGACGTTGCTTTAATCCATGTTTCCCCTCCGGATGAGCACGGGTTCTGCAGCTTCGGCGTCGGAGTCGATACCACAAAGGCGGCAACAGAAGTCGCACGCACTGTCATCGCCCAGGTTAACCGGAATATGCCGCGCACCTTAGGAGACAGTTTCATACACGTCAGTAAGCTTCACAAGATTGTCGAGGCCGACGCCCAGATCATGGAGTTGCCGCAAGTGGAACCGGACGCGTCCGTAGAAGAAGGGAAAGTCTTCGAAAAGATTGGCGCGAACATCGCCGAATTGATCGAGGACGAATCTACCCTTCAGTTAGGTATTGGAAAAATACCGGATGCTGTTTTGATGTCGCTCGGGGGAAAGAAGGACCTCGGCGTCCATTCCGAAATGTTTTCGGACGGCGTGATAAAGCTCGTGGAGAGCGGCGTAATTACAAACGAAAAGAAAACTCTTCATCCGGGGAAGATGGTCGCGAGTTTTGTCCTCGGTTGTAGAAAGCTTTTTGATTTTATCGACAATAATCCGATTATCGAATTTCATCCTTCAAATTATGTGAATGATCCCTTCGTAATAAGTCAGAACCGGAAAATGGTCGCGATAAACTCGGCGATCCAGATCGACCTGACAGGTCAGGTGTGTGCGGACTCGATCGGGTACAACTTCTACAGCGGCTTCGGCGGTCAGGTGGATTTCTTGCGCGGAGCGGCGAGGTCCGAGGGCGGAAAACCTATCGTCGCCTTGCCTTCTACGGCAAAGGGCGGAACCGTTTCCAGAATTGCCGTTCATCTTGCCGAGGGCGCGGGCGTCACGACCTCAAGGGGCGACGTGCATCTCGTTGCAACGGAATTCGGAGTGGCGGACCTTCACGGCAAGAAGATAAGCGAACGAGTCAAGTCTTTGATCGGCATAGCTCATCCGAAGTTCAGAGATGAACTTACATGTTTCGCCAAACAGCGGTCGTGGATTTGA
- a CDS encoding alanine dehydrogenase — protein MNIGIPNESSKHENRVALTPSAVATLTQLGHPVYVESQAGIASRFTDEMYRHSGGTIAYAKEEIFRRCELVCGVEPPTPEEVELMEPGKTSLSFVNLPVARPQFIEAILQNRINTIGAELIESDDGDRPVIHSMSEIAGQLSIFIAARCLQSGDLGRGIILGGIAGVAPAAVVILGAGVVGTEAARTAAGLGAQVIVLDRDLARLREVDRLLSKRVSTALATPVNVKKSAAYADVLIGAVFTKGERTPHIVTEEMVKSMKPGAVIIDVSIDQGGCVETSRPTTIENPTFLAYDVIHYCVPNITATVARTATYSLTNTTLHYIIEIAQKGIVRALKENRSLGRAVCSFGGKCTQKLITEIFGGKYLPIESLLS, from the coding sequence ATGAACATCGGCATACCGAACGAATCATCCAAACACGAGAACCGAGTCGCGCTCACGCCGTCGGCAGTCGCCACGCTGACTCAACTTGGGCATCCGGTTTACGTGGAGTCGCAGGCGGGCATAGCGAGCAGGTTCACCGATGAAATGTACAGGCACTCGGGCGGCACGATAGCTTACGCCAAAGAAGAGATTTTCCGAAGATGCGAGCTCGTTTGCGGGGTGGAGCCGCCTACACCCGAAGAGGTGGAACTTATGGAGCCCGGCAAAACGAGTCTGAGTTTTGTCAATCTCCCCGTCGCGCGGCCGCAGTTTATTGAAGCGATCCTGCAGAATCGAATCAACACGATCGGCGCTGAACTGATCGAGTCGGATGACGGCGATCGTCCGGTGATACATTCGATGAGCGAGATCGCCGGCCAACTTTCGATCTTCATCGCAGCCAGATGTCTTCAAAGCGGCGATCTCGGGAGAGGAATTATCCTCGGCGGGATCGCCGGGGTCGCGCCGGCAGCGGTCGTCATCCTGGGAGCGGGAGTCGTCGGGACCGAGGCTGCCCGGACAGCAGCCGGTCTCGGGGCGCAAGTGATCGTGCTCGATAGAGATCTCGCCCGATTGAGGGAGGTTGACCGCCTACTGTCGAAGCGCGTTTCGACTGCGCTTGCAACACCGGTCAATGTCAAGAAGAGCGCGGCGTACGCCGATGTCCTTATCGGCGCTGTGTTCACGAAGGGAGAACGGACGCCGCATATCGTCACCGAAGAAATGGTGAAGTCCATGAAGCCTGGCGCCGTTATAATCGATGTGTCTATCGATCAGGGAGGATGTGTTGAGACGAGTCGGCCTACGACGATAGAGAATCCTACATTCCTGGCGTATGACGTCATACACTACTGCGTCCCGAACATTACCGCGACGGTGGCGCGCACTGCGACTTATTCGTTGACAAACACCACTCTGCACTACATCATTGAAATAGCACAGAAGGGAATCGTCAGAGCTCTGAAGGAAAATCGGAGCCTGGGACGTGCGGTCTGCAGCTTCGGTGGGAAGTGCACACAAAAACTTATTACAGAAATCTTCGGGGGCAAATACCTTCCGATAGAAAGTCTCCTGAGCTGA